From Fusarium oxysporum f. sp. lycopersici 4287 chromosome 10, whole genome shotgun sequence, the proteins below share one genomic window:
- a CDS encoding ATP synthase subunit beta, mitochondrial: MFKSGISSFARAARPAVLPRRALRPSSLRLPISSRWASTASVGTGKIHQVIGAVVDVKFDTQKLPAILNSLETENNGQKLVLEVSQHLGENVVRCIAMDGTEGLVRGASAQDTGAPITIPVGPATLGRIMNVTGDPIDERGPIKTDKRLPIHTEAPEFVEQSTSAEVLVTGIKVVDLLAPYARGGKIGLFGGAGVGKTVFIQELINNIAKAHGGYSVFTGVGERTREGNDLYHEMQETSVIQLDGESKVALVFGQMNEPPGARARVALTGLTVAEYFRDEEGQDVLLFIDNIFRFTQAGSEVSALLGRIPSAVGYQPTLAVDMGGMQERITTTTKGSITSVQAVYVPADDLTDPAPATTFAHLDATTVLSRGISELGIYPAVDPLDSKSRMLDPRVVGQEHYDVATRVQQILQEYKSLQDIIAILGMDELSEADKLTVERARKIQRFLSQPFTVAQVFTGIEGKLVDLKETINSFKAILNGEGDSLPEGAFYMVGDFASAKAKGEKILAELEGQ, translated from the exons CAAGAG CGGCATTTCCTCCTTCGCCCGCGCGGCTCGCCCGGCCGTCCTCCCTCGACGTGCCCTCCGACCTTCATCTCTCCGACTCCCCATCTCCAGCCGATGGGCGAGCACTGCCAGCGTCGGCACCGGCAAGATTCACCAG GTCATCGGTGCCGTCGTCGACG TCAAGTTCGATACTCAGAAGCTCCCCGCCATTCTCAACTCTCTTGAGACTGAGAACAATGGCCAGAAGCTCGTTCTCGAGGTTTCC CAACATTTGGGAGAGAACGTCGTCCGTTGCATTGCTATGGACG GTACTGAGGGTCTCGTCCGAGGTGCTTCCGCCCAGGACACTGGTGCTCCCATCACCATTCCTGTTGGTCCCGCCACTCTTGGCCGTATCATGAACGTCACTGGTGACCCCATTGACGAGCGTGGTCCCATCAAGACTGACAAGCGCCTTCCTATCCACACCGAAGCCCCCGAGTTCGTCGAGCAGTCCACCTCTGCTGAGGTTCTTGTTACTGGTATCAAGGTCGTCGATCTTCTTGCTCCCTACGCCCGTGGTGGAAAGATTGGTCTCTtcggtggtgctggtgtcGGCAAGACTGTGTTCATTCAGGAgcttatcaacaacatcgccaaggcCCACGGTGGTTACTCCGTCTTCACTGGTGTCGGTGAGCGAACTCGTGAGGGTAACGATCTGTACCACGAAATGCAGGAGACTTCCGTCATTCAGCTTGATGGCGAGTCCAAGGTCGCACTGGTCTTCGGTCAGATGAACGAGCCCCCTGGAGCTCGTGCCCGTGTCGCCCTTACCGGTCTTACTGTAGCTGAATACTTCAGAGATGAGGAGGGTCAGGACGTGCTGCTCTTCATTGACAACATTTTCCGATTCACTCAGGCCGGTTCCGAGGTGTCTGCCCTTCTCGGTCGTATCCCCTCTGCCGTCGGTTACCAGCCCACCCTCGCCGTCGACATGGGTGGTATGCAAGAGCGTAttaccaccaccaccaagggTTCCATTACCTCCGTCCAGGCCGTCTACGTCCCTGCTGACGATTTGACTGATCCTGCCCCTGCCACCACCTTCGCTCATTTGGACGCCACCACTGTCTTGTCTCGTGGTATCTCTGAGTTGGGTATCTACCCCGCTGTCGACCCTCTCGACTCCAAGTCCCGTATGTTGGATCCCCGAGTTGTCGGTCAGGAGCACTACGACGTCGCCACCCGTGTCCAGCAGATCCTCCAGGAGTACAAGTCTCTTCAGGATATCATTGCCATTCTGGGTATGGATGAGTTGTCTGAGGCCGACAAGCTTACTGTCGAGCGTGCCCGTAAGATCCAGCGTTTCCTGAGCCAGCCTTTCACTGTCGCCCAGGTTTTCACTGGTATCGAGGGTAAGCTCGTCGACCTTAAGGAGACCATCAACTCCTTCAAGGCCATCCTTAACGGTGAGGGTGACAGCCTTCCTGAGGGTGCCTTCTACATGGTTGGTGACTTCGCCTccgccaaggccaagggtgAGAAGATTCttgctgagcttgagggTCAGTAA